In Ferribacterium limneticum, a genomic segment contains:
- a CDS encoding ribbon-helix-helix protein, CopG family yields MEKRTARLTILIDPQKKKIFEEICAAQDLTSSQVVRRLVREYIIENAGDRELPAWLKPSGKPAD; encoded by the coding sequence ATGGAGAAACGCACAGCCCGCTTGACCATCCTGATCGATCCCCAGAAGAAGAAAATCTTCGAGGAAATCTGCGCCGCCCAGGATCTGACTTCATCCCAGGTTGTCCGTCGCCTGGTGCGTGAGTACATCATTGAAAATGCCGGCGACCGCGAGTTGCCGGCGTGGCTCAAGCCGAGCGGCAAGCCCGCCGATTAA
- a CDS encoding SulP family inorganic anion transporter, with amino-acid sequence MKIAFRPKLLDCLPTYNRAQFGKDLAAGITVGVLALPLAMAFAIASGCSPTAGIWTAIVAGLITSALGGSRVQIGGPTGAFIPIVYGIVAIHGYANLMGATILAGIFLLAMGLARMGQLIRFIPVTVVIGFTNGIAVVIFLAQIKDFFGLQIDSLPAEFFHRIKTLAANAHTVDLPTLGLASACFVFLLSYNWLAQRLSLLRRAPGPLAVLLVGTLISYLFDLPVQTIGSRFGGIPQELPGFGLPDLSIHDFGKLISPAITIALLGAIESLLSARVADSQIDDRHDPNQELVAQGLANIAAPLFGGFAATGAIARTSTNVKSGGRTPIAGMVHAAVLLGIVLVAAPLASYVPLATLSAIVMVVAINMGEWHQFVELRRYSYNYRIILLATFFVTVLFDLTIAVELGMVLASLFFIYRMSELTKIDRLPLSEEAQEPQFLYPDGTMRVAAWQMFGSLFFGAVNKLEELLDPREGHPEVVILDMTRLIQLDTTGLEGLENLRDKLSKRGCTLIVCGMNSQPGSLLYRSGFIDHLGDDNVCLDLTDSLKRAYILLPNLMGGFEEDY; translated from the coding sequence ATGAAAATCGCCTTCCGTCCCAAGCTGCTGGATTGCCTGCCAACTTATAATCGCGCGCAATTTGGCAAGGACCTTGCGGCGGGAATCACGGTTGGCGTCCTCGCCCTGCCGCTGGCCATGGCCTTCGCCATCGCCTCGGGCTGCTCGCCGACGGCCGGCATCTGGACGGCCATCGTGGCCGGCCTGATCACCTCGGCGCTGGGCGGCTCGCGCGTGCAGATCGGCGGCCCGACCGGCGCCTTCATTCCCATTGTTTACGGCATCGTCGCCATCCACGGCTATGCCAACCTGATGGGCGCCACCATTCTGGCCGGCATTTTTCTGCTTGCCATGGGTCTCGCCCGCATGGGGCAACTCATCCGCTTCATCCCGGTTACCGTCGTCATCGGCTTCACCAACGGCATCGCCGTCGTCATCTTCCTTGCCCAGATCAAGGATTTCTTCGGCCTGCAAATCGACAGCCTGCCGGCTGAATTCTTTCACCGCATCAAGACCCTGGCCGCCAACGCCCACACGGTCGACCTGCCGACCCTCGGCCTGGCCTCAGCCTGCTTTGTCTTCCTCCTTTCCTATAATTGGCTGGCCCAACGCTTATCATTGCTGCGCCGCGCCCCCGGTCCGCTCGCCGTGCTGCTGGTCGGAACGCTGATTTCCTACCTGTTCGACCTGCCGGTACAGACCATCGGCAGCCGCTTTGGCGGCATTCCGCAGGAACTGCCCGGCTTCGGGCTGCCCGACCTGTCGATTCACGATTTCGGCAAACTGATCTCGCCGGCCATCACCATCGCGCTGCTCGGTGCCATCGAGTCGCTGCTCTCGGCCCGCGTTGCCGACAGCCAGATTGACGACCGTCACGACCCCAACCAGGAGCTGGTGGCCCAGGGGCTGGCCAATATCGCCGCGCCTTTGTTCGGCGGCTTTGCGGCGACCGGCGCCATTGCCCGCACCTCGACCAACGTCAAGTCCGGTGGCCGGACGCCAATCGCCGGCATGGTCCACGCCGCCGTGCTGCTCGGCATCGTCCTCGTTGCCGCGCCGCTCGCCTCGTACGTCCCGCTCGCCACGCTATCGGCCATCGTCATGGTGGTCGCCATCAACATGGGCGAATGGCACCAGTTCGTCGAATTGCGCCGTTACAGCTACAACTACCGGATCATCCTGCTCGCCACCTTCTTTGTCACCGTGCTCTTCGACCTGACCATCGCCGTCGAGCTGGGCATGGTCCTGGCCAGCCTGTTCTTCATCTACCGCATGTCGGAACTGACCAAAATCGATCGCCTGCCGCTCAGCGAAGAAGCCCAGGAACCGCAGTTCCTCTACCCGGACGGCACGATGCGGGTCGCTGCCTGGCAGATGTTCGGCTCGCTGTTCTTCGGTGCGGTGAACAAGCTCGAAGAACTACTCGACCCGCGCGAGGGGCATCCGGAAGTCGTCATTCTCGACATGACGCGCCTGATCCAGCTCGACACCACCGGCCTCGAAGGCCTTGAGAATCTGCGCGACAAGCTGTCGAAACGCGGTTGCACGCTAATCGTCTGCGGCATGAACTCGCAACCCGGCTCGCTGCTTTACCGGTCGGGCTTCATCGATCATCTCGGCGACGACAATGTCTGCCTCGATTTGACGGACTCCCTCAAACGCGCCTACATCCTGCTGCCCAATCTGATGGGCGGTTTTGAAGAAGATTACTGA
- a CDS encoding zinc ribbon domain-containing protein YjdM has product MSGLPNCPKCKSEYTYEDGTNYVCPECAHEWSKDAGENAEQARVWKDANGNVLQDGDSVTVIKDLKIKGSSSVVKVGTKVKNIRLIDGDHDIDCKIDGIGAMQLKSEFVKKA; this is encoded by the coding sequence ATGAGCGGCTTGCCAAACTGTCCGAAGTGCAAATCGGAATACACCTACGAAGACGGCACCAACTACGTCTGCCCGGAATGCGCCCATGAGTGGAGCAAGGATGCCGGCGAAAACGCCGAGCAGGCCCGCGTCTGGAAGGACGCCAACGGCAACGTGCTGCAGGACGGCGACTCGGTCACCGTCATCAAGGACCTCAAGATCAAGGGCTCGTCGTCGGTCGTAAAGGTCGGCACCAAGGTCAAGAATATTCGCCTGATCGACGGCGATCACGACATCGACTGCAAGATCGACGGCATCGGCGCCATGCAACTCAAGTCGGAATTCGTCAAGAAGGCCTGA
- a CDS encoding DUF748 domain-containing protein, which translates to MNFQLRSRRLLGILIALLVVLFLVFQVAVHGLKGRIEQALGPSGEIREMRVGLGGVEILGLRLPALSGGKPAWPAADLLRAERVLVVPSLLDLFSARIVVRSIRIEGAYLSMLRTTDQKLHVLPGLTDRPAKPADSGPQISIGHIELVDSAIEYFDASVSRPALKIRLEQIALSLDDLHLSDLLGQSRLQVSGVLKGPHHDGRLEIIGRTEFASKESDIKARLDDVDLLALKPYLIRAADTGVKRGSMDLEIHSVVAKGRLNAPGMLTLHDLELSSNGSFMGVPQAAAVALMKSREGAIQIQFTLDGDINDPRFSLNEQMLIRIGAGLAESLGISLEGLTRGVGGAGGNVVRGLGETFGKLLGQ; encoded by the coding sequence ATGAACTTTCAACTCCGCTCCCGGCGCCTGCTTGGCATCCTGATTGCCTTGCTGGTCGTGCTGTTCCTGGTTTTCCAGGTGGCTGTGCATGGGCTCAAGGGTCGGATCGAGCAGGCGCTGGGGCCGAGCGGGGAAATCCGCGAGATGCGTGTTGGGCTGGGCGGGGTGGAGATTCTCGGGTTGCGCTTGCCGGCGCTCAGCGGGGGCAAGCCGGCGTGGCCGGCGGCGGATTTGCTGCGGGCGGAGCGGGTGCTGGTGGTGCCTTCGCTGCTCGATTTGTTCAGCGCCCGGATTGTCGTGCGCAGCATTCGCATCGAAGGGGCTTATCTTTCGATGTTGCGCACGACGGACCAGAAGTTGCACGTTCTGCCGGGGCTGACTGACCGCCCCGCCAAGCCTGCCGATAGCGGGCCGCAGATCAGCATCGGGCATATCGAACTGGTGGACAGCGCGATTGAATACTTTGACGCGAGCGTCAGCCGGCCAGCCCTGAAAATTCGCCTGGAGCAAATCGCGCTTTCGCTCGACGACCTGCATCTGTCGGACCTGCTCGGCCAGAGCAGGCTGCAGGTCAGCGGCGTGCTCAAGGGGCCGCATCACGACGGTCGGCTGGAGATCATTGGCCGGACGGAATTTGCCAGCAAGGAGTCGGATATCAAGGCGCGCCTCGATGACGTGGACCTGCTGGCCCTCAAGCCCTACCTGATCCGCGCCGCCGACACCGGCGTCAAGCGCGGCAGCATGGATCTGGAGATCCACTCGGTCGTCGCCAAGGGCCGCCTCAACGCCCCCGGCATGCTGACCCTGCACGATCTGGAACTGAGCAGCAACGGCTCCTTCATGGGCGTCCCCCAGGCCGCCGCCGTGGCGCTCATGAAGAGCCGGGAAGGCGCCATCCAGATCCAGTTCACCCTCGACGGCGACATCAACGACCCACGCTTTTCCCTCAACGAACAGATGCTGATCCGCATCGGGGCGGGCCTGGCGGAAAGTCTCGGCATCAGCCTCGAAGGGCTGACCCGGGGCGTCGGCGGGGCTGGCGGCAACGTTGTCCGTGGACTGGGCGAGACGTTCGGGAAGTTGCTCGGGCAGTAA
- a CDS encoding complex I subunit 4 family protein, with amino-acid sequence MSLPLLSLLIFGLLAGITAIWLLPARATRHVVAFTMLVTLALATAALVAYDPAGARFQLLERVSWIASLNIHYLVAVDGISVLFLPATALLFLGSLVASWNAVPDAPRLHYSLLLLFQMATLGIFCALDTALFFVFWELTLVPLYFLLGRWGVTGGSAHAAARYFLIMLAGGIPLLIAFVILATSQPVLTFDLTVLLGAPLPRSTQTAVFLLCLIGFGAKVPLVPLHTWLPQFALAAPGSLTALIVGLKLGAFGLIRFAIPLAPQAALDLHWLLAGLGTVAILYGAVGMLAQSNLRVGLAYASICHVGLAVLGLASYTAQAAQGAVSLLLSFSVATGGAFVLLEFLRQRTGSTDVNALGGAAKTMPLLATGFMICGLAGVGMPGTSSFPGEFMLIIAALQSHTGAGMAALFGLSIAAGGFLSLYRKAFFGPVTRATVANASDLRPREWAVLVALIVMIVGIGINPGPWIEIVRPAAEAWAAGLGR; translated from the coding sequence ATGAGCCTGCCGCTGCTCTCTCTGCTGATTTTTGGTCTGCTGGCCGGCATCACGGCGATCTGGCTGCTGCCGGCGCGGGCGACGCGCCATGTCGTGGCCTTCACCATGCTCGTCACGCTGGCTCTGGCCACCGCGGCGCTGGTCGCCTACGACCCGGCCGGGGCGCGCTTTCAACTGCTCGAACGGGTGTCGTGGATCGCCAGCCTGAATATTCATTACCTGGTCGCGGTCGACGGCATTTCCGTGCTGTTTTTGCCGGCCACGGCGCTGCTATTTCTCGGCTCGCTGGTCGCCAGCTGGAACGCGGTGCCCGACGCGCCGCGCCTGCATTACAGCCTGCTGCTGTTGTTCCAGATGGCGACGCTGGGTATTTTCTGCGCCCTCGATACGGCGCTGTTCTTCGTCTTCTGGGAACTGACGCTGGTCCCGCTCTATTTCCTGCTCGGTCGCTGGGGCGTGACCGGCGGCAGCGCCCACGCTGCGGCGCGCTATTTCCTGATCATGCTGGCCGGCGGCATCCCGCTGCTCATCGCCTTCGTCATCCTCGCCACCAGCCAGCCGGTGCTGACCTTCGACCTGACGGTCCTGCTCGGCGCGCCGCTGCCGCGGTCGACGCAAACGGCGGTTTTCCTGCTCTGCCTGATCGGTTTCGGCGCCAAGGTACCGCTCGTCCCGCTCCACACCTGGCTGCCGCAGTTCGCGCTGGCCGCGCCCGGTTCGCTGACGGCCCTGATCGTCGGCCTCAAGCTCGGCGCCTTCGGCCTCATCCGCTTCGCCATCCCGCTCGCGCCGCAGGCTGCGCTCGACCTGCACTGGCTGCTCGCCGGGCTGGGCACCGTCGCCATCCTCTACGGCGCGGTCGGCATGCTGGCCCAGAGCAACCTGCGCGTCGGCCTGGCCTACGCCAGCATCTGCCATGTCGGGCTGGCCGTGCTCGGCCTGGCGTCCTACACGGCGCAGGCGGCGCAGGGCGCGGTGTCCTTGCTGCTCAGCTTCTCGGTGGCCACCGGCGGGGCTTTCGTGCTGCTCGAATTCCTGCGTCAGCGCACCGGTTCAACCGACGTCAACGCGCTGGGCGGCGCGGCCAAAACCATGCCGCTGCTCGCCACGGGTTTCATGATCTGCGGCCTGGCGGGGGTCGGCATGCCGGGCACGAGCAGCTTCCCCGGCGAATTCATGCTCATCATCGCGGCGCTGCAAAGCCACACCGGTGCCGGCATGGCCGCGCTGTTCGGCCTCTCCATCGCGGCCGGCGGTTTCTTGTCGCTCTATCGCAAAGCATTTTTCGGCCCGGTGACCCGGGCGACGGTGGCCAATGCCAGCGATCTGCGGCCGCGCGAATGGGCCGTGCTTGTCGCGCTGATCGTCATGATCGTCGGCATTGGCATCAACCCCGGGCCGTGGATCGAGATCGTCAGGCCGGCGGCTGAAGCGTGGGCGGCAGGGCTGGGGCGCTGA
- a CDS encoding complex I subunit 4 family protein produces MTSGLSEIFWTEQASLPLLLALQLLPLLGAAVVYALDERRTGVTLGKVFALGELLLCIVAVSHINPTLPALQLAERFAPLAYHVAVDGLSLLFLLLVALLTLLMTLYGMSRGMISPGRLFAVLLLAETGLVGMLVTVNVAWFAAFSALELWAVVFLLRRWASSRAEIHALARFVQYQAFGWVLFAAGCLVLGWGHAEATGGRWSFDLFDLVGAVPVGKFQTAAFYLLFYGLAVRTPLFPLHGWLPNMAQHGLIAVAPALMVGVKVGIYGMMRFVLPLTPAAVETWQPYVVGFAMAGVFFTAALAFQQSNLRRLLAFAVVSHTSLLVIGLFSLHESGIQGAMLLAANFGLAVTGMWFIVGFVFRRTGTTELHELSGLFERIPFLAIAFLTFGLAIVGMPGTPGFDAAHLILEASIDKFGALPTVATALGNVAAAGFLLWAFQRAFLSQAKAGGHDVDRTLPMEYVVCGIALAAMLAIGFFTEPWLYLTETASQAAAARFVR; encoded by the coding sequence ATGACCAGCGGCCTGAGCGAAATTTTCTGGACCGAGCAGGCCAGCCTGCCGCTGCTGCTCGCCCTGCAATTGCTGCCGCTGCTCGGCGCGGCCGTGGTTTATGCCCTCGACGAGCGGCGCACCGGCGTCACGCTCGGCAAGGTCTTCGCCCTGGGCGAACTGCTGCTCTGCATCGTCGCCGTCAGCCACATCAACCCGACCCTGCCCGCCCTGCAACTGGCCGAACGCTTTGCGCCGCTGGCCTACCACGTTGCAGTCGACGGCCTGAGCCTGCTCTTTTTGCTGCTCGTTGCGCTGCTGACTTTGCTCATGACGCTGTACGGCATGAGCCGCGGCATGATCTCGCCGGGGCGGCTGTTTGCCGTGCTGCTGCTGGCCGAAACCGGGCTGGTCGGCATGCTGGTGACGGTCAATGTGGCGTGGTTCGCCGCCTTCTCGGCCCTCGAATTGTGGGCGGTGGTTTTCCTGCTCCGGCGCTGGGCTTCGTCGCGGGCCGAAATCCACGCGCTGGCCCGCTTCGTCCAGTATCAGGCCTTCGGCTGGGTGCTCTTCGCGGCTGGCTGTCTGGTGCTCGGCTGGGGGCATGCCGAGGCGACGGGCGGCCGGTGGAGCTTTGATCTCTTCGATCTGGTCGGCGCCGTGCCGGTCGGCAAGTTCCAGACTGCCGCCTTCTACCTGCTGTTTTACGGGCTGGCCGTGCGCACGCCGCTCTTCCCGCTGCACGGCTGGCTGCCCAACATGGCGCAGCATGGCCTGATCGCCGTCGCCCCGGCGCTCATGGTCGGCGTCAAGGTCGGCATCTACGGCATGATGCGTTTTGTCCTGCCGCTGACCCCGGCGGCGGTCGAGACCTGGCAGCCCTACGTCGTGGGTTTCGCCATGGCCGGCGTCTTCTTCACGGCAGCGCTGGCTTTCCAGCAGAGCAACCTGCGCCGCTTGCTGGCCTTTGCCGTGGTCAGCCACACCAGCCTGCTCGTCATCGGCCTGTTCAGCCTGCACGAGTCGGGCATCCAGGGCGCCATGCTGCTCGCCGCCAACTTCGGGCTGGCGGTGACCGGCATGTGGTTCATTGTCGGCTTCGTCTTCCGGCGCACCGGGACGACCGAGTTGCACGAACTCTCCGGCCTGTTCGAGCGCATTCCCTTCCTCGCCATCGCCTTCCTGACCTTCGGCCTAGCCATCGTCGGCATGCCCGGCACGCCGGGTTTCGATGCCGCTCACCTGATTCTCGAAGCCTCCATCGACAAATTCGGCGCCCTGCCGACGGTGGCGACCGCTCTCGGCAACGTCGCGGCGGCCGGCTTCCTGCTCTGGGCTTTTCAGCGGGCCTTCCTGTCGCAGGCGAAAGCCGGCGGCCACGATGTCGACCGCACCTTGCCGATGGAATACGTCGTCTGCGGCATCGCGCTGGCCGCCATGCTGGCCATCGGCTTCTTCACCGAACCCTGGCTGTACCTGACCGAAACGGCCAGCCAGGCGGCCGCGGCGAGGTTCGTGCGATGA
- a CDS encoding proton-conducting transporter transmembrane domain-containing protein translates to MMVLLEILPNWIWLVPVLPLVAVVINATRVLLGTATGDAAEPLTARLSSLAAFGGLVLMLAIDTLALIDAPPGHLRLAHWFGNGNWEATFSFMLDPLSLTLGTLTALIGWLVMRFSANYLHREAGFHRFFIALSFFLAGIQLVLLAGNGLLAFVGWEMCGVSSFLLIGYAWHRPVATGNALFAFVTNRGGDAGFLLALGLAATWLGGFEWTLLSKASQISVVNDRLLVIGFVIAALAKSAQLPFSAWITKALEGPTPSSAIFYGAVMVHAGVYLMLRLEPLLVQVPDVMFGLVVAGVLTAIYAWLCGLVQTDVKSALIFATLFQVSLMFVAIGLGWTTLALVHLCLHAGWRVWQFLVAPSWLVITRERPPPPPAWLRNNQLLYTAALQRFWLDKLADTLFVQPTESFSRDAHAFEEHFIDHAIGQPGQGKAVHADRPLVVVDGLPGRLLAWASDVLQRIEYRLLLRGKGGTAEKLMHRAGAYLRTLENLLEQPRYLMMAVMATFVVIL, encoded by the coding sequence ATGATGGTCCTGCTCGAAATTCTCCCTAACTGGATCTGGCTCGTCCCCGTCCTGCCCCTCGTCGCCGTCGTCATCAACGCCACCCGGGTTCTCCTCGGCACGGCCACCGGCGACGCTGCCGAGCCGCTGACCGCCCGCCTGTCGTCGCTGGCGGCTTTCGGCGGTCTGGTCCTTATGCTGGCCATCGATACGTTGGCCCTGATCGACGCCCCGCCCGGCCATCTTCGCCTCGCCCACTGGTTCGGCAACGGCAACTGGGAGGCCACCTTCTCTTTCATGCTCGACCCGCTGTCGCTGACGCTGGGCACGCTGACGGCACTGATCGGTTGGCTGGTCATGCGTTTCTCGGCCAATTACCTGCACCGCGAGGCCGGCTTCCATCGCTTCTTCATCGCCCTCAGTTTCTTCCTGGCCGGCATCCAGCTTGTCCTGCTCGCCGGCAACGGGCTGCTCGCCTTCGTCGGCTGGGAAATGTGCGGCGTCTCGTCTTTCCTGCTCATCGGTTATGCCTGGCATCGGCCGGTGGCGACCGGCAACGCGCTGTTCGCCTTTGTCACCAATCGCGGCGGCGATGCCGGCTTTTTGCTCGCCCTCGGGCTGGCCGCCACTTGGCTCGGCGGTTTCGAGTGGACCCTGCTCTCGAAAGCCTCGCAGATCAGCGTCGTCAATGACCGGCTGCTGGTCATCGGCTTCGTCATTGCGGCGCTCGCCAAGTCGGCGCAACTGCCGTTCTCGGCGTGGATCACCAAGGCGCTCGAAGGGCCGACACCGTCATCGGCCATCTTCTACGGCGCCGTCATGGTCCATGCCGGCGTCTATTTGATGCTGCGCCTCGAACCGCTGCTCGTCCAGGTCCCGGACGTCATGTTCGGCCTGGTTGTCGCCGGCGTCCTGACGGCGATCTACGCCTGGCTGTGCGGCCTGGTGCAGACCGACGTCAAGTCGGCGCTGATCTTCGCGACGCTGTTCCAGGTCTCGCTGATGTTCGTTGCCATCGGGCTGGGCTGGACGACGCTGGCCCTCGTCCATCTCTGCCTGCATGCCGGCTGGCGGGTCTGGCAGTTCCTCGTCGCGCCATCGTGGCTGGTCATCACCCGCGAGCGGCCGCCTCCGCCGCCGGCCTGGCTGCGTAACAATCAGTTGCTGTACACCGCCGCCCTGCAACGTTTCTGGCTCGACAAACTGGCCGATACGCTGTTCGTCCAGCCAACCGAGTCGTTTTCCCGTGATGCCCACGCCTTCGAAGAGCATTTCATTGATCATGCCATCGGCCAGCCGGGGCAGGGCAAGGCGGTCCATGCTGACCGCCCGCTGGTCGTCGTCGATGGCTTGCCGGGGCGCCTGCTGGCTTGGGCCTCGGATGTCCTGCAGCGCATCGAATACCGCCTGTTGCTGCGCGGCAAGGGCGGCACGGCGGAAAAGCTCATGCACCGGGCCGGCGCCTACCTGCGCACGCTGGAAAACCTGCTTGAACAGCCGCGCTACCTGATGATGGCCGTGATGGCGACTTTCGTGGTGATTCTATGA